A portion of the Streptomyces platensis genome contains these proteins:
- a CDS encoding helix-turn-helix transcriptional regulator, translated as MCRSAIPHALIQPDPPGPPVSPSEPPRAARTALLTVKEAAEYLGLSPHKLYVWRHRRQGPPSFRMGPRGRVMYRRNALDAWIREQEQADSRSNTTLSPLSAAPRSATDPSHWPTTSRCAGPRAGEEFRKPSRTRSGGRDFTSCRIWTSCRCRSGAFRRRNFAHT; from the coding sequence ATGTGCCGATCCGCGATACCTCATGCCCTCATTCAGCCTGACCCGCCTGGCCCACCTGTATCCCCGTCTGAGCCTCCCCGTGCGGCACGCACAGCTCTCCTGACCGTTAAAGAGGCCGCTGAGTACCTCGGCCTCTCACCCCACAAGCTCTACGTGTGGCGGCACCGGCGGCAGGGGCCGCCGAGCTTCCGCATGGGGCCACGAGGCCGCGTCATGTACCGGAGAAATGCTCTGGATGCCTGGATCCGTGAACAAGAACAGGCCGATTCCCGCTCCAACACGACTCTGAGCCCGCTGAGCGCAGCTCCGCGCTCCGCGACGGATCCATCACACTGGCCGACTACATCACGATGCGCTGGGCCCCGGGCAGGGGAGGAGTTCCGGAAACCCAGCAGAACCAGGAGCGGAGGGCGCGACTTCACATCGTGCCGCATCTGGACCAGCTGCCGCTGCCGCTCAGGCGCATTTCGACGGCGGAACTTCGCGCATACATAG